The Microbacterium oleivorans genome contains the following window.
GACGGCGTCGACCACCTCGGCCGATTCCTCGACGAGGTACGGCACGAGCTCGCGGTGGGTCATCGCGGCCGTCCAGACGCAGCGGTCGCGTACGGCGCGCATCGTGTCGGCGGCATCCCGGAGCGGGTCTGACATGCGGGCTCCTTCGATCGGGCGCTCTCAGGCTAACGGGGCGCCCGCGTCGACGGGTCGCGGTCGGTCTGTGACGCTTGTGTCGGAACCGCACCGCCGGTGCCATTACTTTGGAGGCATGCGCGAGCTGACCCGAACAGAAGCCATCGACCTCGTCGGCCGTTACGAGGCGGAGCAGGAGATCCCCGAGGCGATGCGCGCCGACGTGCGGATGCTCGGCTCCATGCTGGGACAAGTCCTGCGCGAGAGCGGCTCGTCCGGCCTCTTCGAGGATGTCGAGCGCCTGCGCGGCGCGACGATCCAGGCGTACACCGACGACTCCCCCGAGGCCTTCGAGCGCGCCGCGGCCATCGCGGAATCCTTCACGGTCTCGCGCGCGGACGAAGTAGCCCGCGCTTTCACCGTGTACTTCCATCTCGTCAACCTCGCCGAGGAGCACCAGCGCGTGCGACTGCTGCGCGAACGAGCCGGCATCTCGGACCAGGACAGCGCCGGAGACTCGATCCCGGCCGCCTTCGCGCAGCTGGCGTCCGAGGTGGGGGCCGACGAGGCCGAACGACGACTGCGGGATCTGCGCTTCCACCCGGTGTTCACCGCTCACCCCACCGAGGCGCGACGTCGCGCCGTCTCGGAGAGCATCCGCCGCCTGGTGACGCTGTTGGAGACCCTGGAGAACTCCGCCGCCGGCGGGGCGGAGCACCGGCGCGCCCGGCGGCGGATGCTCGAGGAGATCGACACTCTCTGGCGCACGTCGCCGCTGCGGGCTGAGAAGCCGACGCCCACCGACGAGGTCCGGGCCGTCATGGCCGTCTTCGACGACACGCTGTACACGACCATCCCGCTCGTCTACCGCCGCCTCGACGACGCGCTGCTGGGCGACGCCGCCGGCACCCGCGCCCCCGTCGTGGCGCCGTTCGTGCGCCTGGGCACCTGGGTCGGCGGAGACCGCGACGGCAACCCGTTCGTCACCGCGTCGGTGACGAAGAAGGCGGCCGGCATCGCCGCAGAGCACGTCCTCCTCGGGCTCGAGCGCAGCACCGAACGCGTCGGCCGCGGGCTGACCATGTCGGGCGACACCACGCCGCCGAGCGCCCCCCTGCGCTCGCTCTGGGACCGCTTGGCGGCCTCCGATGAGGACGGCGCCGCCAACGCCGTCAAACGCGCCCCCGGCGAGCACCACAAGCGCGTGATGATGCTGCTGGCCCGTCGCATCCGCGCCACCCGGCTGCGCGACGCCGACCTCGCCTACGACGACCCCGAGGAGTTCCTGGCCGATCTGCGGGTCGTGCAGGACTCGCTCGATCAGGCGGGTGCCGCGCGACAGGCCTTCGGAGCGCTGCAGCAGCTGATCTGGGCCGTCGAGACCTTCGGCTTCCACCTCGCCGAGCTCGAGGTGCGCCAGCACTCCGCCGTCCACGCCAAGGTGCTCGCCGAGTGCGAGGCCGGCGATGAGCCCAGCGAGCTGGCCACCGAGGTGCTCGAGGTCTTCCGCACCATCTCGCAGGTGCAGAAGCGGTTCGGTCCCCGTGCCGCCGGCCGCTACATCGTCTCGTTCACACAGTCGGCGGACGACCTCGCCGCCGTGCACGCGCTCGCGCGCCACGCCGTCGGCCCGGACGGCATACCCCCCGTCCTCGACGTCATCCCCCTGTTCGAGACGTTCGCCGACCTGCAGGCAGCGCCGGGCATCCTCGCCGAGATCATCGGTCACCCGGCGTTCGCCGACCGGCTCGACGCCACCGGGCGGCGGCTCGAGGTGATGCTCGGATACTCCGACTCGTCGAAGGACGTCGGCCCGGTCGCGGCCAACCTCGCCCTCTACGAAGCGCAGGCGCGGATCTCGGCCTGGGCGCAGGACGAGCGCATCGAGCTCACACTGTTCCACGGCCGCGGCGGCGCCCTCGGACGTGGCGGCGGCCCGGCGAACTCCGCCATCCTCGCGCAGCCGCCGCACTCCGTCGATGGGCGGTTCAAGCTGACCGAGCAGGGCGAGGTCATCTTCGCTCGCTACGGCGACCCCGACATCGCGCTGCGCCACATCGATCAGGTCGCCGCGGCGGTCCTCCTCGCCTCGGCACCCTCGATCGAGGAGCGCAACAGCCGCGCGGCCGAGCGCTATGCCTCGGTCGCGGCGACGATGGACACCGCCTCGCGCGAGCGGTTCTTCTCTCTCGTGAAAGCCCCAGGATTCGCACCGTGGTTCGCGGCTGTGACGCCCATGGAGGAGATCGGTCTGCTCGCCCTCGGCTCGCGGCCGGCACGGCGCGGGCTCTCGGTCGAATCCCTCGAGGACCTGCGGGCGATCCCCTGGGTGTTCGCGTGGACGCAGGCGCGCATCAACCTCGCGGGGTGGTTCGGTCTGGGCACCGCCCTGGAGGCCGTCGGCGACGAGGCCCTGCTGCGCGAGGCCTACGAACAGTGGCCGCTGCTGCGTACCGTGGTCGACAACGTCGCGATGAGTCTCGCCAAGGCCGACCCGCGCATGGCCCGCCGCCACCTCGCCCTCGCCGATCGCTCGGACCTCGCCGACCTCGTGCTCGACGAGATGCTGCTGACCCGCGACTGGGTCGTGCGGATCGCCGGCGGCGACGGACTCCTGGCGAACAAGCCGGTCCTGCAGCGCGCGGTGAAGATGCGCAGCCCCTACGTCGACGCACTGTCGTTGCTGCAGCTGCGCGCCCTCCGCGTGCTGCGCTCGACCGAGCCCGAGGCGCAGACGCCGCCGGAGTGGCAGCGCCTGCTCCTGCTCACGGTCAACGGGGTCGCTGCGGGTCTGCAGAACACCGGGTGACACGGGCATCCGGCCGGGGACGAGAGCACGGGGCGCACCGCGACTAGGCTTTCTCCCCGTGCCTTCCGATGCTCCGCCCACCTCCGGCCCGCTCGACGGCCGCGCGGGTGCGCGTCCGTCGACCGTGTCGATGCTCACCCTCTCCACCTTCGTGGTCGGCTCGATGGTGGGCGCCGGCGTGTTCTCCCTGCCGGCCGGGTTCGCCGCCGAGACCGGCGTGGCGGGCACCCTGATCGCGTGGGCGATCGCGGGTGGCGGGATGCTCACCCTCGCCTTCGCGTTCCAGATGCTGGCGAACCGCCGCCCCGAGCTCGACGCCGGGGTCTACAGCTATGCGCGCGCCGGATTCGGCCGGTACCTCGGATACTTCTCGGCCTTCGGCTACTGGGCGAGCGCGTGCGCCGGCAACGTCTTCTACTGGGTCTTCATCACCTCGACGCTCGGCGCGGTGTTCCCCGCACTCGGAGCCGGTGACACGATCGCCGCGGTCGCGGTCTCGTCCGTGGGGCTCTGGCTGTTCTTCCTCCTCATCCGTCGGGGAGTGCGCGCCGCCGCCGCGGTCAACCGCGTCGTGAGCATCGCCAAGACCGTGCCCATCGTCGTCTTCGTCGTTCTGTGCGCAACGGTCTTCGACCCCCAGGTGTTCGCGGCGAACTGGTCGGGACCCAGCGGAACGGCCCTGTGGGATCAAGTCCGCGCCACGATGCTCGTCACCGTCTTCGTGTTCATCGGACTCGAGGGCGCGAGCGTGAACTCCCGCCATGCGCGTTCCCGGCGCGACGTGGGCCGGGCCACCCTGCTCGGGTTCCTGAGCGTCCTCGCCGTCTTCGCATCGGTCACGATCGTGTCCTACGGGGTGATGCCGCGCGAGCAGATCGCGACCCTGCCCGAGCCGTCGCTCGGCGGCGTGCTCGAGGCGATCGTCGGGCCTGCGGGCGCCGTGCTCATCGGCGTCTCCCTGATCGTCGCGGTGCTCGGGGCCTATCTCACGTGGACCCTCATGGCTGCCGAGGTGCTCCTCGAGGCCGCCCGGTCGGGCGATCTCCCGCGGTTCCTCGCGCGGACGAACGCCGACGACACCCCGGTCGGGGCCCTCACCCTGTCGACCGTCCTCGTCCAGGTGCTGCTGGTGGTGGTGCTGTTCGCCGAGAACGCCTTCTCCGTCGCGCTCGACCTCACGAGCGTCCTCGTCCTCATCCCCTTCGTCCTCTCGGCCGGGTACGCGCTCAAGCTCGCCGTCACGCGCGAGACCTACGCCCCGGGTGATCCGCACCGTGTGCGCGACCTGGTCGTCGCCGCCCTCGCCACCGGCTACACCGCGTTCCTGCTGGTCGCGGCGGGCACGGACTACCTGCTGCTGTCGCTGCTGATCATCGTGCCGGGCACCGCCCTCTTCGCCGCCGCACGACGCCGGGCCGGCGCCCGGGTGTTCACCGGGGCCGAGCGGGCGGTGTTCGCTCTGGCCGTGCTCGGCGCAATCGCCGCCGTGCTCCTGCTGCTCACCGGGGGCATCGTCCTCTGATCAGGACGCCGGCGTCGTGACCGGTGCCGCGACGGGGAACAGCTGATCGAGCAGCTGTCCCGTCCAGGCGATGAGATCGGCATCGCCGAGCGGACCGCCACCCGCCGTGGGCAGCGGGACGACGAGCGCCTCGCCGCCGGCGAGGAGTTTGGCCTTGGGGAACAGTCGCTGCAGCCGGATGCGCATCG
Protein-coding sequences here:
- a CDS encoding phosphoenolpyruvate carboxylase; the protein is MRELTRTEAIDLVGRYEAEQEIPEAMRADVRMLGSMLGQVLRESGSSGLFEDVERLRGATIQAYTDDSPEAFERAAAIAESFTVSRADEVARAFTVYFHLVNLAEEHQRVRLLRERAGISDQDSAGDSIPAAFAQLASEVGADEAERRLRDLRFHPVFTAHPTEARRRAVSESIRRLVTLLETLENSAAGGAEHRRARRRMLEEIDTLWRTSPLRAEKPTPTDEVRAVMAVFDDTLYTTIPLVYRRLDDALLGDAAGTRAPVVAPFVRLGTWVGGDRDGNPFVTASVTKKAAGIAAEHVLLGLERSTERVGRGLTMSGDTTPPSAPLRSLWDRLAASDEDGAANAVKRAPGEHHKRVMMLLARRIRATRLRDADLAYDDPEEFLADLRVVQDSLDQAGAARQAFGALQQLIWAVETFGFHLAELEVRQHSAVHAKVLAECEAGDEPSELATEVLEVFRTISQVQKRFGPRAAGRYIVSFTQSADDLAAVHALARHAVGPDGIPPVLDVIPLFETFADLQAAPGILAEIIGHPAFADRLDATGRRLEVMLGYSDSSKDVGPVAANLALYEAQARISAWAQDERIELTLFHGRGGALGRGGGPANSAILAQPPHSVDGRFKLTEQGEVIFARYGDPDIALRHIDQVAAAVLLASAPSIEERNSRAAERYASVAATMDTASRERFFSLVKAPGFAPWFAAVTPMEEIGLLALGSRPARRGLSVESLEDLRAIPWVFAWTQARINLAGWFGLGTALEAVGDEALLREAYEQWPLLRTVVDNVAMSLAKADPRMARRHLALADRSDLADLVLDEMLLTRDWVVRIAGGDGLLANKPVLQRAVKMRSPYVDALSLLQLRALRVLRSTEPEAQTPPEWQRLLLLTVNGVAAGLQNTG
- a CDS encoding basic amino acid/polyamine antiporter; translated protein: MLTLSTFVVGSMVGAGVFSLPAGFAAETGVAGTLIAWAIAGGGMLTLAFAFQMLANRRPELDAGVYSYARAGFGRYLGYFSAFGYWASACAGNVFYWVFITSTLGAVFPALGAGDTIAAVAVSSVGLWLFFLLIRRGVRAAAAVNRVVSIAKTVPIVVFVVLCATVFDPQVFAANWSGPSGTALWDQVRATMLVTVFVFIGLEGASVNSRHARSRRDVGRATLLGFLSVLAVFASVTIVSYGVMPREQIATLPEPSLGGVLEAIVGPAGAVLIGVSLIVAVLGAYLTWTLMAAEVLLEAARSGDLPRFLARTNADDTPVGALTLSTVLVQVLLVVVLFAENAFSVALDLTSVLVLIPFVLSAGYALKLAVTRETYAPGDPHRVRDLVVAALATGYTAFLLVAAGTDYLLLSLLIIVPGTALFAAARRRAGARVFTGAERAVFALAVLGAIAAVLLLLTGGIVL